From the Terriglobia bacterium genome, the window CCGCCGCTTCGAAGCGGTCCCACATCCGCGCCTCGATCGTTCCCGTGCGGTCCCCCAGTTCCATGCGCAGGTACGGCTTGCCGTCGCGCGTGTTGCGGACTTCCTTGGCACAAACCAGAAAAATCGAAGTGAGGGGCTGCTCGGTGTTCAGGTCCGCGACAAACTTGTTCTTCATGCGCCGGTCTCTTTGCGCTTGCCGAAGATCAGAAATTTCTTATGCCCCGGGCTCTTCTTAGCCTTGCTCGCTTCCGGCGCGGAGCTGATTTCCTGAATCGGCACCCCGCCCAGCCCCGCGCTGTCCACGTATCCCGGCTTCACGATCACGTAACTCTCCTCGCGCAGCTTCCGCAGATAGTCGCGCAGCGCCGGCTCCATCCGTTCCCCGTACAGCTTGTCCATGATCTCCGGCTCTACCTTGGCCAGCGACTGCTGCCCCTCGTCGTAGTGCTCCATAACCTGCAGGATCAGAAAACCTTGTTTGGTCTCGATCACCTCGGTCAGCCCGTTCTTCTTCAGCCCGAAAACCTTGTCTTCCAGCTCTTTCGCCAGCTCCCCGCGCTTGAACGTGCCCAGGTATCCTCCCTGCTTCGCCGTGCTGCCCTCCGAGAACCGCTTGGCCAGCTCTCCGAAGTCCTCGCCGTTTTTCACCCGCTCCAGCAGGCCTTCGGCCTTCTTCTTCAGCTCCGCCATCTCCGGCTCTTTCTTCTTTTCCGTGCTGATAAACATCTCGCGCAAGGCCACCTGTTCCGGCCGGATGAAATCCTTTTTGTGCGCTTCGTAGTACTTGCTCAGCTCATCTTTCCCGATCTGGATGTGCGAGCCCACCTCGCTGCTGATCACCCGCTGCGTCAACAGCGTGTTGCGGATGTTGTTCTTGAAATCTTCCCAGTTCAGCCCCTGCGCGCTCACCGCTTTCTCCAGCTCTTCCATGCTCGCCAGGTTGTTCTGGATGCGGATTTGATCCAGCCGCTTGATTACATCGGTCTCCACGCTGACGCCCATGTCCTTGCCGCGCTGCACCAGCAGCGACTGGTCGATCAAATCCCGCAGCACTTGCTTCTGCCGCTCCGCGACCATCGCCTGCAGCTGTTCCGCCGTGCACTTCGGACACTCCTGCGGCGCGTCCTCGGCCACCTGCGCCCTCGACTTCTCATACTCCGTGCGCGTGATTATCTCGTTGTTTACCCGGGCCACGATCTCCTCGATCGTCTTGCCCTTTTCCTGCGCCGCCACACCCGCGGCCACCAGCACCAGCAGAACCGCCAGCTTTTTCATGGATTTCCTCTCTTGCAGTTTAGCCTT encodes:
- a CDS encoding peptidylprolyl isomerase, producing the protein MKKLAVLLVLVAAGVAAQEKGKTIEEIVARVNNEIITRTEYEKSRAQVAEDAPQECPKCTAEQLQAMVAERQKQVLRDLIDQSLLVQRGKDMGVSVETDVIKRLDQIRIQNNLASMEELEKAVSAQGLNWEDFKNNIRNTLLTQRVISSEVGSHIQIGKDELSKYYEAHKKDFIRPEQVALREMFISTEKKKEPEMAELKKKAEGLLERVKNGEDFGELAKRFSEGSTAKQGGYLGTFKRGELAKELEDKVFGLKKNGLTEVIETKQGFLILQVMEHYDEGQQSLAKVEPEIMDKLYGERMEPALRDYLRKLREESYVIVKPGYVDSAGLGGVPIQEISSAPEASKAKKSPGHKKFLIFGKRKETGA